One Oscarella lobularis chromosome 18, ooOscLobu1.1, whole genome shotgun sequence genomic window, AAACTGCTTTTCAAACCGAGATTTGAGCCGAAAATTCCAATAACAGACCTCATCAGATTTTAAGACCGTCCCATAGCAAAACATCTTATTCCacaactaaaagaaaaatagtAACAAAAGTTGTATTCAAATCCGCTAATTTGTCGTTGCCTTGAGATCAGAGCAAAAGTCGTGATGAGACGAAACTGACTCAATCCAGCTGGCACATATGTTCGCCACTACTTCGACTTCAGTGTAATCGCTACCTTCTAGCGCATGATGTTGCTCGAACAACAAATTAAGGGTGTCAAAAAGAACACGGTCTTGTTCTCGAGGCAAATGCTTGCTAAATTCAGCCAACAATGTAAGACACGCCCTGATTCCCATCTTAGTTGAATCAATGACATGAGAAATACTTCTCGTATCCGTGGTTGAATTGCAAACGTTTTCAATATCAgcacatctaaaaaaagagctGGAGAAAATTGTACGAGTCGAACCGGTGCAAAATTCTACTTCAGGAAATGTAAATCCTCCTTTcttaaaatttcaaaaaaaccCTCAAGGAAGGTAACCTACGGCATGCGCAAAAGTAAATGAAAGCTCAAGTGAAGCCtaataaagaaaacaaaccaATGATATTTTGACTTCAGCAGAGTCGCCTATTCTAAGAGCCTTCTTTATGACAGCAGCCACGCCTTCACTCAGTAAAGAAGCTGACGTAATCCAAAACTTAGCCTCGTCATAAGGTGAAGCAAAAATTATAACGCGAAAAAGTAAAGGATCCGTTTCAAAAAGAGGTTCTATTTGTTCTCGGATGTCCAGAAGGCTAACATGTATATACGTAGATGCTTTTCATAGATAAGAATAACGGTTCGCTGTTACCTTGCGCTGTTTTCGTTCTTCTGAAATGCGGATATGGCTTCCTTCAGCTCTCCAAGTCCCCACCATTCGTCCTGTTCAAAAGAAACGTTGCAAGGCAAGTTAAAAGGCTTAGTAAgatcagaaagaaaatgaatcaGAGGCAACGAAAATATCCACTCGGTAGTAGGATAGCTTTTAAAACATAGCTCCGAGCAGATGTTACAGAGAGCATCGGTGATTTCCCTTAAACAATAATAACATAAAAATGCAAACTCCTGTGGCCCGGCCGCTCGAACCTGATGCTAGAAAAATTCTTCTGAATCGTGTCTTTGATCGCGTCGTAGTAACTCTGctccaaagaaaaagaatgtgCTAATGACTTTAAATGGTCATTGCTTAATTCGAGCCCAATGCGGTGTTTCTTGACGACAATTGCaatagcagcagcagaaacaACTTTTTCTGCAGCCTTTTCTTTGCATGTCGGTTTAAAACTTTTAAGCTGTTCCAGCTTTGGCTTTAAAATATCGCAAAGAATCTTAAAATCGGAAACAAAATTGCCATTTCCAGTGGTACGAATACCAAAACTTACCATCGCTACATTCATTTCCTCAGGATTCCAGTCCCGCAAATGCCAGATACTTTCACGAACTGAAAGCTGTTGCAATTGGTTTACAACGCTTTCAAGTCGAGTAAGAGCTTCACAAGCCAGCATAGGCTCGAGAAACACATCGCTTGCGCAATAGAAACCCTGCCATTTCGGCAGAAACTCTCCAATTGCCAATTTCCTGCTGTCGACGAAAACATCCCGAGATCGTCCTGTATCAGGTGTCCATCGGTGTACGACATCATCGTACTTGACAAAATGACCTATGGAGACAGGAGTGATTGCACTTTTAAAGTTGATACGAGAGCGGCCTGACTGTAATACCTTTGCAGTTGCCTCGCAGCTCAGGAGGCAATACAAGAATACGGAAGAGGTAGCCACCGCACGAACGCGGCGCAACAATGAATTCAGGCTCTACTTTgcttttcttcaattttctctgCTTCTTGATGGTATACTTGTAGAAAATAGAATCACGGGTAACAGCGATTGGAAGAACGGTGCTTCCGCACAACTTGAAAAATTTACTTTTTCCGTCTAGCGACCTAAAGAAGAGTTACAGATTGATCATATTAAATAACTGTGCGATGAACACAACAAGAAAAGTCGGAGACATACGGAATGCTGCCTTGCACTTTCATCGAAATTTCCCGCAAATTGGATTCAAACTGTATGTACACTCGCttatcgttttcttcaaactTCCATTCGGGATGAAGCAACGCATGAAACGTTACTTTTAATCCAGCTGCTGGCCTAAACAAAGGAGAGAATAGCAATCTCACTCTTCAACTAGTATCATCATTATAtttcaataataattattattattagctaTTATAATGAGCCAGCCAACTCACTTCTGCGGTTTGAAGCCTACACCGTCTCTTTGAAGCAGTGGCAACGCGTCATCGCTGCTGTTGTCAGAAACAGTCTTTTCGGCAATAGCTGAAGCTTCTCCGTTACGGAGACTAGTCACTGCTAAAAAATAGCCATGCAATCAGACGCTCGGAATCAATAATATTACATCCTAATTAAAAAGCTTTACCCGCCCAGCCCAGGTAGGTCacaaaacgatttcttgCAAATTACACAGAAGAAAGCCGcacaaagaaacaaaagaccATCGCGTATTGCGAGCCAAGCGTAATTACGCTAAACGTCGCGCCACTCACTACTTTTGTATGGTTCGGAAACGCTTCTGCCTAATCTAcctatacatacatacatacatatatgtGCAGTAAAAAAGTATAACTATGATCCAGGGTCTGAAGGACAGAGTACAGGAAGTAGGGTCTATAAAAGCGGACGTACGGAGAGTGACCACATGCACTGCACCGCTGTGCATCCCGGAGAGTCTCccttattttaattaacgcCCACAATGAGTTCTTAAGCTACGCAAAGAATTGCTCACTTGCTCACGCGAGACTGTAATTAGGTTAAATACCGCCACACCAGAACAAAAATGTAATCACGTCAAAGCGCACCTGAACGAATGCCCAAAGAGTTTGGTCCAAGAAAATCCTCCGACTCGTCTTGATGGCGAGAGTCTGACTCTCCTTCAGAAGAAGGCTCTTGTGCTATAGGTACCACGCCCTCTTCTACAGAAACGAAACCACGTGAGAGAACAAACACGCAACGGGCCATAAGATTGATTTACCACCAACTTTCGGCAGATGCAAAGGCGACGGCAGCGAATCAGGTTGCGACGCAGCTATTGTAACACCAGAtgaggaaaagaaaacaacatACTCACGTGACAAATAAAGCCTTGGCGTGCGACTTCACTTCCCTACCTTGTGAGCTACCCGCTGCTTCAAGCTTATCGACCGGCACATCCCTCTCAGCTACCGCGCAGCTGCTCTCCGTCGCAGAGATGTCTTCAGTCTGCATTTTGCGACTTCAAGCAGCCGAAAACGAGTTGCTGAGAAGAGAAGACAGGGTTTGCGAATACTAACTGAAGGCTAAGTCGTTCTCCGAGCCCTCTGGCACCAGCTGCAACCGCGGCTATGAAGACTTATGAAACCAGGAAAAATGGCTTCCGGCGTGATTCGTTGAAAGCACGTGACTGCGTGGGAAGTGAGATTGCCCGACACTAGACGCATGACAATGCTCAAATGAAACCTGCAACTTTAGACACCGCAACAGCCATTCACGCACTCAAAAGAGGCAAAACGGTCTCACAGCATTCTCACAGTTGCCCAAAGCGCACAGACCACTGCTGCACAAAATAAATTAAGAATCCTCAATTACGTTATTAGCTATATGCTGCACGATATTTTTCTAACCTGCAAAGCTATAAAACCGTTTGAAGAGCGAGAACATTTTCCGCCTTGAACGAGAACTTGAAAGAAATAGGTATAATGATTTTCCTTCCTTCAAACAGCATTAAATCATTACCCAGAGCAAAGTGCGCTACCAAATATAATGTACctgaattatttaattcaTTTGCAGTACAAAGCGGTCAGTAGCGGTCATGCATTCACACGTGAAGTAAATACACCGTCATTTCAGTAGCTTTGTGACCGTAAACGAAATTAATAGGTTGTTTGTCGTGCTACTGGATACGCCAGCGACCCAAGACTGCGACCTGTGCGATGTTATTCGGCGTGGGAACGCCTGCCGTCGAACGCGCACGAAGCGTTCGCTGTAGGACGCATTTGCGACCGAACGAGCAACGATAGAACGGCGTAGAGACGCTCTTTGACCCCGATCCGTGCTTAGACCTGGGCTGCTAGCTGCAGAGCCGTGATTTGCGCAATGCGCATGCGATGAGATCTAGTTAGCGTACGTTGCCAGAATGTCTGCCGTCGGAGGCTTCGACGCCAAGTTCGCTCATTTGCCAAACAATCTGTCGTGTCCAATATGCCACGTTGGCATAAGAGATCCTCTGCTAACATTTTGCGGTCACCGCTTCTGCGCTACGTGCGTAGAGCCTCttcgaacgaagaagagatctCTCACGTGCCCAATCTGTCGAGAAGAGCTGAGGCCAGATCAAGTCTATCCAGACAATGCAATCAAGCGTGATGTGCTTGATCTCGAAGTGGCATGCCACCTGGATGAGATGGGATGCAAATGGCGAGGAGAGCTGCGTGAGCTGAAGAATCATGAAACCAAATGCGAGTTCGTAATTGTTCCTTGCGCGCAATGCAGCGCCAACGTCATGCGTCAACATATAAATGAGCATTTACAGAAAACGTGTTCTAGAAGAAAGGTTTCTTGTCGGCATTGCCTCAAACTTATCCTGTTTCAAAACTTAAAGGAACATCTGCAGGATTGTCCTCTGTGTCCGCTGTTCTGTCCTCAGGGCTGCCGAAAACGACTTGTTCGCCGCCAGATACGCCAACATGTGGCAGAAAATGGAACGTGTCCCAACACATATGTTGCTTGTCCCCTTAGCGCCTGCGACTTTaaagggaaaagaaaagacgtgCTTCGACATAAAAGCGAACGAGTGGAATACCATCTCGACCTATCGCTTATAGAAGTGAAGAGATTGAAGGACGACGTTAGAAAATCGGAAAGCGAGACAGCCGAATTGAAACGGGAGATTGCTTCTTTGAAAGGCGAGATGAGGAATTCGAAAGGCGAGACAACCGATCTGAAACATGAGATTGCTCATTTGAAAAGCGAGATTGCTGATATGAAGAAGCAAATCAGCAAGAGCGAATCACCTTTTGTTTACTTGTGGAGGGTGACTGACTGGGCTAGCCATTTTGAGAAAGCAAAATCTCATAGCGATTATTCCGTTGCATGTCATCCAGTTTACATCTCCACGCCGGGGCACAGAGTGAAACCAAAGATATATCCCAATAACGAGATGTCGGGTTATGTGGGAATATTCCTGTTCATCGCAAAAGGTCACTATGATGATTTCATTGAATGGCCGTTCAACACCGATTATTCATTCACCGTCATTGATCAGCagagaaacggcgaaaacgaaacaatGAGAATGTTTGCCGATGTTGCCATGGTAGAAATCCTGCGACAAAACAGTACAGGTGGGTATGGTTTTCATAGATTTATTAGCCACGACAGACTTGAGGAGCGCATGTTTGTTAGAAGTGATTGCCTGTTTTTAAAACTCGTTGTACACCTGTAGGAACCTGTTGTACTTGCAATATATTATATTAATCAGTCTAAACGTTGCAAATGGGATGGAGTATCTTCACAGTCAGAAACCTCCGAGAATTCATCGCGATCTGTAGTTGGCGAAAACTGTGTTGCGAAGGTAGCTGATTTCGGCTGTTCGAAGCTcttgaaagaagaaggaagagcgatgaaactgaagaaaagaaataaaaaggAAGCCAACGGAGTCGGAGGAAGACAATTAACCTATTGGCTGAAGATCGTGTGACTGTGTGGCACATTGGAACGATATACTGGAGTAGCCCAGAAGTTCTTTTGAGGAGCGCATACGGAACGCCAGCTGACAAACAATATGAGTCAACTGCGCCGTGCTTGAAACTGAAAACGGAGCAGAGTCGACCAGTCCTCATAAGTAACCCAGATGGCCGACTCCGGATCATTCCTTTCTCCATAAATGTTTGAGCCAGAAGTAGACGACGAACAAGCTGACGACTACTTGAACGACAGTACTCGTACAGTCAGATTCATAGACAACCCAGGTGTTCGTTTATTGGTGCCGCTGTGGCAACTGCCGCCCCATGCCAAGGGATTGGAATGCACGTGCTGCCATGAGATGGACGTACTAAATCCGAAGCTCGACAGCGGAATTTTATGCGTCACTGACCATGACGACTTTtcgattgtttttcttcagccAGCAGTGTTGCGAACTGCTATGAGAGCCATGCATGAAATAGGTTATTCGGGAATACCGGATACTGTGTCTAACAGGTAAGAGTAAGAGTTCTTTTTTGATCATTTTCAACATTCGTTTTAGATTATTTCGATTGTCAGCTTACCGTCAGTTTGTCTGGTGGTCTCATGAAAGGCTAGGCAGAGGTAACCGAGTTGTTTTACCATCGTGCGTTGTGCTCAAAATTCGTGAGCATTTTCCTGAGCCCGACAGATATTACGTTGGGTATGCTGAACCACACATTGACGATACTCACCGACAATCCGACGACAAAATGGGTTTTCAATGGCCTATTTAGGCATCAGCAATTTCAGAACATGCAGTACCATAACTGTGATACTAATAATGTCATAATAATTCGTTTAGTGTAAATCGGCTTTGATGTTGCCTGACGGCTTCTTGCTTTGAGGGTTTCGGCTTTTGTGCAAGATTCATCGGCACCACAGCAGGAATCGGACTGGCTCTTCTTCTGTGCAAAGACGATGCGGCGTcattttcttgtcttttcACCAAGTCGTCGACCAAGTCATGTACGAAATCAGTTGACTTGTTAGAGTGCATTTCTTTAATGGTCCAttcctttctttcgtttgctCCACTCCTGCTTGTACCGTTTTGATCCGTCTCGATTTGTTTGCGTTAGTTCTTGCTCGATGTCACTGTTGTGATCGAGCACTGCCAGTCGTAGCCTCGCTAACATCCGAAATGAATCCTTTTGGGAGGATATTTCAAGACAACATTATGGAAGCATGATTCAAGACTTAGGTATAGTAGGATGCTAGGAGCTCTTATGTTCGTTTATTGATTTATGTGACATTgtatttgaaattttcgAGAGCGTTGCtgaataattttttgaataaaaaagTCATACAATCGTCTACCCATTTTCGTCAAATAATTCTTCTGCTGTTCTGTCCACTTTTAGGCCTTGAACTCGAGAAAGTCCCGTACTTTGTAGGGTTATCGGTTTTTTGCCGTTTTTTCCACAAAAAACAGTTACCCTATAAAATCCGGGCATTTCAGCAAACAGTGCCCGTATTAACTTTGACTTGGCATTCGCCTACGCTACTGCATCGTTGTACATGACAACGTTCATAACAGATGCTTCACAAATAAATCACAAATAAACTCAAGAATTATTcaagaataatttttttatgttttcAAGTTACTGCTGGAGTACCGCTAAACACTTCTGTCCGAACTCAGCCACGCGCTCTTTGTTGAATCGAGACATTTCCTTCAGGAAGCCAACGGAAAAAGAGAGTAGATCGGATTTGAACATATTTGTAGGAATGTGAACGGCGTGAAGAGCCAAATCTTCCGTAAACAAAAGGCacttgcgacgacgtcgactcgcttAGCAGGAGAAGACAGGCAAGATAACTCttccgaagaagaagaatgcaCGAGAGAAATTCTCCATCAGACTCGCACAAGCAGCGTAGTAACGGGGGTGAAATCAAagaacgccgacgagacgaattttGAGCCAAACTTATGAGAAATGCCAATAAGCTTCCGGTGGCTTCCAACTGTGAACAGTTCATCTGCATATCATGAAAAACCCATTTCTGtacatttgacgtcaccaatAGACGTTCAACTAAATTTCGTTGAACAGAAGAAAGCCGTGAAGAAATAAGGCGAAGAACGTCGAAGCGATAAGACATCTCGTAATCAAAAAATTCCCACTGGGCGAGACCAGTGTTGTCTTCTTACATGCAACATCAATGGCGTGGAAGACAAACAGGAGAAGattcgtcgacaatttctCTGGAAAATTGTTTATCATAACAAAACCTTCTCTCTGGTCATCGGAGAGCGAGTCAAGGCTTCGAGTACATCACGGCCTTTCTTGTTGACCTTAATAACATAGTCGCATACACTGTTTTCGCGCTCATAATAATAAGAAGAAGACTGCGAAAAAGGTGGACGGCAGCGGTCGAAGACGTTCAGAATGAATGCTGCAGCAATATGAGCTAGTGACGCCTTGGAAACCACCTTTagcttttcgacgacaagGCAAGAATCTTTCTGACCGAAAATCATACCGTGACCATCAGCGTCGAGACAATAGAAAGACGGATCCAAGAGCGACTCCAGAAGGATTTAATTCCCAAAGTGGCTGCACCTCCGTCCAGATCTCTTGTCCTTCCATTTCAGATTCAATTTGAAGAATTCTTGGAAGGACATATTCATTGCGAACACATCTTGTCGTAATGCGACACTAAAACAGAAAGATAGCTATTTCAAAAAGTTTGCGAAGTAAACGACTTGATGACAAGGGAGGAATCAAAGACATTGAAATGGTGGTCATCGCGCATATGTGATCCTTTCTATTCAGAAGAGATAGTCCCTTTCAAAACATCATTTCGAGTTGTACGATCACGTATAGCAACAAATGAAAGCGGCCCTGCTTTGGATAGGACTAGAAACATATACTACAACTTACCAGAATTGCACGTAGTTCCAACAGGATTTGCTGAGCCAATAATAGGCTAAATGTAATGTAAGCCAGAGAATAGGAACCTTGCCATCTAATTACCTGAGAAGCTACCTCTTCAATGTCAATAATGACCAAGTCTTGAACACAAGAGCGACTGCCTTTCTCTGGTCGAGTGAAAAACAGGATGTGATTGACAGCTAGAAAAACCTCGTCGCTTCTGGTCGACTTCACTGTACGTATAAACGGCCGGATCTTCGTCATGTCGTTGAAGATTAGAACTGTCTAAATAGAACCAGTCTAAAATCACTCCCGGGCTCCTTTCATCGCACGCTTTAGCGACCAGCGTCTTTAGCTCGGCTAGGAACTCTTCTGCTACTTTATGAGAAGCACTGTTTTTGCTCGACCAGCGAAGGATGATATCAATGCAGCAGCGCTCCTTCTTTATCGCCGATTCGATGAGACATTCGACATCTTTGTCGTCTAGTCAAATCACATCTACTACATCTTCTGATGTATCGAAAAGACTGACGTATCTACCCCTCACTGAAGGCAGAATGAAAGGCAGAATTAACTTAGAGTAGGAGGAGGTTGAGAAGGTCACAGTGGCGTACGAAAAAAACTGCAGAAAAACAGGATATTAGCAAAATAGATTCTAACCAAATCTCGCTGTTTATGACGGGGTTctataattttctttttgactaTATTACGGCATTATTGCAGAAACAATCTACGTCTACGTCTTACGTCTAACGGATGACGGGCAAATGACTCCACCACAAATTCTGTAATCTTATTCAGAGCTTTCCGACTCCATAGGACGCCCTTACAAATCTAGAAGTGTCTCCAAACATTTTTTTTACGCCAGCACTGTTCAAGAAATGATCTATAATTTTCAATCGCCTCTCAAATGAGACATTGTTCGCTGACAATCACGTGTAAAAGATGTTACAGACGCACTACCCTAAAAACCACATCTCAATAGAGTAATGTTTACAAGCAAGACTGTGAGTACGGCAGGGAGGTTTCTCCAATAAAATCTGCCTTTTCATAGTCGGCCGtcgcctaaagaaaaaattgttcAGGCGGGTAAGAACCGCAGTTGAAGCTGGATTGCTTACCATGCAGAGAGAAGACGGAATGCGTCACGTTCACACTGAGAAGATGCACTGACACAAACATGAATTACGACAAGTAAGATAAATTTATCAAAGTTAAGAATGTTCATGACGTTTGACTCTTTTTACCTGGTACTGGTGGCACTTCAACTGTGATAGGCTCTGCGGTCTTTATAAAAGCAACGACTTGGCTTCTCTGTGCGTCATTTCCTTTCAACTTCATAGTCGAATGTAAGGACCAATCCACCTCTGAAGCCTAGATCTCGCCTTGTATAGGCAGCGGCCTCATCTACCTgttcgtcattttctttcatcACCGACTTTTATCGCTCTGCCGCTTAGTAGTCAGCACTCACTTCAACGCCATTTGCCTTATAAGGTTCAGAAAATAATCGCTCGCTCTTCGTACCAATTGTGCCGTAAAGGTGAGTAGGCCGTGAGAGCCTTTGTTGTGTCTACCTACGTATTATTTGATTGCGAAAGCAACATGTCCTCTTAAAAAAGGAGCACTGTATGAACACAAGCCGGAAGAGGCATAAAGTGACGCTGTCGCATACGAAGACTTTTTGTTGAAAGGCGCTTGACTCCTATCGAAATGTCCCTGCGCATCATGTAAATATGATCTTCGTCCGTCGTCCCTGCAACTGTCCTTTCCTAATACTCTGATCACACTCCAATGCACGtacttttccttcttcgaaCCGCCTTGGTTcacttttttctattttcctGTACTAAGAGCATCCTCCGATTCTCCTGCAGCATCCAATCAAATGCAGCAGAAACCGGAAGCAACTACTGCGGTCGCCTGTGGTGGCGATAGAAATTCCTCTCACGTCTACTCAGTGAGTATAAGGATTATCTTATGAAGTATAATAGTAAGAAAACATCAGGTATTAAATCGATAGGTGTAAATATAAGCGTTTGAGTTTTTACCTAAAGACAATTTATTTCCGATGAGGCCGATTTAGATCTGTGTGTGATCCCTGCACAGTCTTCTCATAGCTATGGCAGCCCTAACACCGCTAGCTAGGAAGTCCTTATTCATTCAAATGCTCGCATTTTAGGGACTTCACAAGGATTACCGTCGTTCGACGCTTTTCACACTTTTTTGctactttttttctgtaTCGTTTTATAGGTTCGAAGTCGACTATAGCCAGCGGAGATTTTAATGGAGCCCAAAGAGAGTCTAAGCGAGCGATGTATTGCATGCAACATGGTTGCCATTGTGTGCGGACTGTTCGTTGTTTTGGGCACAGTTGTTTGTATCATGTTCTTACTTGAGATGTAATGAACGAAAACAGGAATTAAATTGTCGTTctttgttgtagccgttATAACACCTAAATGAAAAAACGATTTATGTATCACGCACACGAAATCTCAAGCTATATGTATCCGTCTTGATTAGTTGAGCCTTTTGTGATTGACCATTATGCGTGAGTCCGCGTGGAGTAATTAAGTGTATCGTCTAATGACTATATCTACAAGGTGGCTCAAGTTCGCTTCTTCCGAAAAACGTACGCCTTCTTCCTGTATTGTCTAGTCACACGGTGTGCCGAGACTTTCGCCTAAATCCGCCGACTGGCGGCTCCTTCTCACAACGAATGCAACGGATTTATCGCAAGATCATCTTGCGTTTTCATCCTATTGCGAATCGGCGTTAGCGTTAGAGAGAAATCAGCGGACATTGTCTCAAATACGGGGTTCACAAAACCCGTATAACTTGTACGTCTGTTCCGCTCCACCGTGCGAATAAAGCGTCCCTTGCCTTGTGACCATCGATTGCGATGGTGGCGCTACTTTAGTTGTGCATGTAACTGAAGTCTTGCCGCTGTAATACTTTTAGTcacagaagaaagaagaagtgagtgctcaaatttttttaaagGTTAGGTATAGTTATTTTCCGTGGAGCCAGATGTCGTTTTTGCCTGCGGATTATTCGTCGCTAAATAGCCTAATGAATGAAAGCAAAGAAGCCAAGCCTGCaaacgaagaatttctgTATGATTAACAATATATTTTGCAACGCTGAGAGATTCGGGCCCCTTTTAGGAAAAACTGCTTTGGACAGCTCGAGCTAAAcatagaaagaaagagttCTTACCCCAATAAAGGTACGTCGTAAAGCGCTTTTGAAGCTACTAGACAAAACGCGCATGTGACCGATCACACTCTCTTGGGTGCTGCGATGAATGACTCTGCAAGGCGTCGTGACCGAAAAAAGTACAGAAGTCGATCGTAAATCCGATACAAACAGCGCCGTGTCTGCTCTTACCGTTACGGATGTTATCCTTATCATATGGGTGTGCGCATTGCCACGCCTGCGCAGTGCTGTATAAAGAGAGCttaaaaagcgtttttttttttcctgttcctAACCCAACACCAATCCTAAACCTTACTGGTATCGGTGGCGGCCCCGCTCCGGGCTTAGCCGCCCCAATGAGCATATGTCGCACAGGGGGCTTCGCCTCCCTGGAACCATGCACAATGCTACGGGCGGTTAAGCCACAGTCGCGGGTGATCGTATATCGCCGCTAaagtacaaaaaaaagcacGCTTCGGGATTCGAATCCTGTCTGATGTTCTGCGTGCACGTGAGCATTCTCACGTTATCTCTACGAAACTCCCGGACTATCGTTCTAAAGCGATGCTGGGCATATTTCGACCGCATCTAAGCTGCAATATCAGCATTCGAAGCGTTACTGAAACGTCATTTTAGCTTTCGATGTTCTCAAAGTTGCGAAATGACGTCGGAGAAGGCAGAAACGTTAACGTCACTACACAAAGCAGCAGCAAACGGAGACGCCGACGCTTGTAAAGGGCTTCTGCAGTTAGATAAAGAGTGTTTATTTATTCAAAACGAAGAGGGCCTTCTTCCGATTCACTGCGCTGCAGAAGCTGCCAACGTTGCGAACGTTGAACTCTTTCTTAATTTTGGCGTCAGCGTTGACGTGAAAAACAAAACCGGACAGCGTCCTCTTCACTTGGCGGCCAGTGGCGGGCGTTTGGTTTTGTGTGAAGCTCTTCTCCAATGGGGGGCTGACATCGAGGCGAGGGATGAACAGGGGATACGCCCACTGCATATGTCAGCAAGAAAGGGCTCTATCAATACAAcctctcttcttctgatGCGTAAAGCTGATCTAAACGCTGAAGATGATATGGGTAGACGACCATTACATCTGGCGTCGTTCGGAGGACACACTGAACTCTGTCAACTGTTGCTTGAAAACGGTGCCGATCTTACAGCGAGAGATAAAATTGCGCAAACTGCTCTTCACTGCGCTGTTATGACCGGTCATCTTCATGCGACTACATTCCTCCTTGAAAGTGGAGCAGACATCTGTGCTGAAAATAGTGAAAAGGGCCAAGCAATTCACATTGCCTGTCAGCAAGGATCACCTGATGTAATAAAGCTTCTTCTTGATTCCGGTGCTAGTGTTTCCACCGAAGGCGAATGTTGTCGTCAGCCACTTCACTACGCGGCGCAGAGCGGTCACCTTTCAGCGTGTAAACTCCTTCTGGAGATGGGTTCAGACATCGAGGCGGAAGATGAGGACAAAGAGCGTCCGTTGCACTTGGCGGCAGCCAACGGTCATGATTTAGTATGCCTATCTCTTCTTGATCACGGGGCACACGTCAATTCACTCGACGAATTTGGTCGAAGCGCTCTTCATTATGTAGCTGATGATGGTAAGACAAGTCTCGGAGAAGTTCTGCTAAATAGAGGTGCAAATGTAGCTGTCAAGGACTCTGATGGAAAAGATCCGTTATGCTCGGCTTCTGCGGAAGGTCACACCTCCTTTTGTAATATGATGTTAGATTTTGGCGCCGATGTGGAAAACAACGATGATGAGGGACGTTCTGCATTGCATTTTGCAGCTGAAAACGGCCACAATGAGACCTgcgaatttcttctcgagGAAGGCGCAAATGTTAATTGTTCAGATGAATTTGGCTGCATTCCTTTGCACC contains:
- the LOC136198240 gene encoding TNF receptor-associated factor 6-like, producing MSAVGGFDAKFAHLPNNLSCPICHVGIRDPLLTFCGHRFCATCVEPLRTKKRSLTCPICREELRPDQVYPDNAIKRDVLDLEVACHLDEMGCKWRGELRELKNHETKCEFVIVPCAQCSANVMRQHINEHLQKTCSRRKVSCRHCLKLILFQNLKEHLQDCPLCPLFCPQGCRKRLVRRQIRQHVAENGTCPNTYVACPLSACDFKGKRKDVLRHKSERVEYHLDLSLIEVKRLKDDVRKSESETAELKREIASLKGEMRNSKGETTDLKHEIAHLKSEIADMKKQISKSESPFVYLWRVTDWASHFEKAKSHSDYSVACHPVYISTPGHRVKPKIYPNNEMSGYVGIFLFIAKGHYDDFIEWPFNTDYSFTVIDQQRNGENETMRMFADVAMVEILRQNSTGGYGFHRFISHDRLEERMFVRSDCLFLKLVVHL